In a genomic window of Myotis daubentonii chromosome 18, mMyoDau2.1, whole genome shotgun sequence:
- the GPA33 gene encoding cell surface A33 antigen encodes MAGTTRPVLWVLCGVWVTVTAISVETPGEVLRAARGRSVTLPCTYRTSVLERKGFIQWDKLLWSHSERVLAWTFSTKDYNYGKLYENRVNLSGNAEESDASIIINQLTMDDNGTYECSVSLLNDLDGISKARVRLLVLVPPSKPDCSILGDTVIGSDIQLTCQSKEGSPAPQYRWQSFNLQNQERKGLPGAGHTLTLKNISTDMSGYYVCTSSNEVGTESCNITLTVRPPSMNVALYAGIAGGVVAALIIIGVLVYCCCCREKGEDEETRPNRSIYREPPEQLKELPRGREEEDDSRRQSSDYAAHV; translated from the exons TCTGGGTGACCGTCACCGCCATCTCAGTGGAGACGCCGGGGGAAGTCCTGCGGGCTGCCCGAGGCCGGAGCGTCACCCTCCCCTGCACCTACCGCACCTCCGTCCTCGAGCGGAAAGGATTCATCCAGTGGGACAAGCTGCTGTGGAGCCACTCG gaAAGGGTGCTCGCCTGGACATTTTCGACCAAAGACTACAACTACGGTAAACTTTATGAGAACCGTGTCAACCTGTCGGGCAATGCCGAGGAGTCCGACGCCTCCATCATCATCAACCAGCTGACCATGGACGACAACGGCACCTACGAGTGCTCGGTCTCGCTGCTCAATGACCTGGACGGCATCTCCAAGGCCCGAGTCCGCCTCCTGGTCCTGG TGCCACCCTCCAAACCCGACTGCAGCATCCTGGGCGACACCGTGATTGGGAGCGACATCCAGCTGACCTGCCAGTCGAAGGAGGGCTCCCCGGCCCCTCAGTACCGCTGGCAGAGCTTCAACCTCCAGAACCAGGAGCGGAAGGGCCTGCCAG GCGCCGGGCACACCCTGACGCTGAAGAACATCTCCACGGACATGTCCGGCTACTACGTCTGCACCTCCAGCAACGAGGTGGGGACCGAGTCCTGCAACATCACCCTGACCGTCAGGCCTC CCTCCATGAACGTGGCCCTGTACGCGGGCATCGCGGGCGGCGTGGTGGCGGCCCTCATCATCATAGGCGTCCTGGTCTATTGCTGCTGCTGCCGGGAGAAGGGCGAGGACGAGGAGACCAGGCC GAATCGGTCCATCTACCGGGAGCCTCCAGAGCAGCTGAAGGAACTGCCCAGAGGGCGGGAAGAGGAGGACGACTCCAGGCGCCAATCCTCTGACTATGCTGCCCACGTGTGA